ATTTCATGTGGTGCTGAACTGAGGTTTGATAGTTCCAAAGACGAATAAGATCATCTTTTTAAAATTATCGGTATAGCGAAAGCCTTTTGCTACCCGTTTTACTGGGCTATAAAGTTCACGAAAAAATTACGTTGAGTCTTGGAGCCAAGTGTAGCTATTTAATGTCGGCCAGGTCCAAATTTGATTCTAAAACATTTAATCTACTCGAGTTTTGGGAAAGATCTGACTTTGGTGTAAGCCGTTTTGATATCGCCCCCGGGGGTAGCGTACAACTGCATTTTACCGACCAGCTATCAGTAGCAGGTAGATATTTTCATGGCTTAGTATCGGTGGTGGGTTACGATGTTCAGATAACTGATGAACAAGGAAACTGACTAAATGATATAGGCTAATTAAAAGTGAAAAACAGAACATTTCAACTGTCGGTCTCCTACACACTGAGATAAATCAACTTGTCTAGGACACGATAACACCGTGTATACTATTTTGTATGAAAGTCATAAAACTGAACATGGAGGCGGTAAGAACACAATACAATTGTGCGCTAGTAGGGTGTAGAGAGGATAGAGGAGGTGATGTTTCGTAGAGAAGGAATAAACCCCGATTGTACAATTATCGTATCTTATGAAGAACATGTGACGATATAAAGATGAGTGTAGTAATCACGGATGATATTCTTAAGATGGCTAATATGCCGGAATCTGAGTTTAAATTAGAGCTGGGGGTTTTCCTGTACAGTCGTGGCATTCTTACGTTAGGCAAAGCGAGTGAATTTGCGGGGGTTCCTCAGTTGATTTTTCAGCAGGTGCTCGCTGAAAGAGAAATCCCCCTCTCCTACGATCAGGAAGAATTTGACAAAGACTTCGCTAGCATCAAAGAAAGGTATAGGAAGCATTGATTATTATAAGTGATACTTCATCTCTCAGCGGACTACTTGTAATTGGTAGGCTAGATATATTAGAGCAAGTCTATCAAAGAGTCATTATTCCTCAAGCAGTTTATGAAGAATTACTTACCTTAGAAAGGTATGGTTACGATCTGCAAGCGATTCAGAAAGCCACTTGGCTAAAAGTTATAGTGCCGTCTGATAAACAGCTAGTAGCTAAACTCAGCGAGACGCTAGACCAGGGAGAATCAGAAGCCATTGCTGCTTCTATTGAACAGAATGCTGACTACTTACTTATAGATGAAAAGAAAGGTAGAGCGGTTGCTGAATCTTTAGGTGTAGAGGTAGTAGGATTAGTTGGGGTGCTGATTGAGGCAAAAGAGCTGGAAGTAATTGACCTGGTAGCGCCTATATTGGATGAATTACGGCAAAAAGCCGGATTCTGGATAAGTGAAAAGTTTTACTCGTATATCCTCCGGAAGCTGAATGAATAAAGCTTCACTAAATAGAAAGTATTAACCCAATACGCGCAGCTTTATCACGTAACCACCTGCCCAAAAGAAAGGGTAGCTGTATATAACGACTGTACAATAAGATATGAATGAAAAAAGCAGGTTGGCGGATGTGATGTCTTATAACCTTTTTGACACCCCACCCGAAGCTGAACTGGATGAGATTACCGAGCTGGCTTCTCTCATTTGTGGAACTCCCATCTCACTGATAACGATCTTAGATGACCGGCGGCAGTGGTTCAAATCAAAAAAAGGGCTTAGTACGAGCGAAACCGATATAAACGATTCTTTTTGCCAGCATACCTTACATAATCCGGATGAAGTTCTGGTTGTTAATGATGCGTTAGACGATCCACGTTTTAAGAACAGTAAATTAGTATTAGGAGACCCGCACATTCGGTTTTACGCCGGAGCCCCACTGGTAACCAAGCAAAGACATGTGTTAGGAACACTATGCATTATTGATCGTAAGCCTAGGGAAATTACCGATGAACAAAAGCAAGCTCTCCAGATTCTGGCAAAAAAGGTGATGGATCATATAGAATTGCAAAAGACGATTCTTAATCAGCACTCGACAATTAAATTGAACACACAAAGACTCATCAAAATTACTGAGAACATTCCGTTGGGGATTTTTGAACTGAGAGTTAACTCCGAGGGAAATATGAACTTTGTGTTTTTGAGCAAAGGGATGAAAAGGCTACACCCTCATTTAGAACTTGATGAATGGCTTAAAGATCCAACCATAGGGTTTTCGTTAATGCACCCCGATGATATTGAACCTCTAAAATTGAGTTTACAGAACTCCATAGTAAACCACGTTGATCTCTACCATGAGTACCGAGTGAAGGACGAATCGGGGTTTCACTGGCACGCAATGAGTGGAAAACCAGAAAGAGCAGAAAATGGAGAAACAGTAATTTATGGTTCATTTACCGATGTCACCCATCATTTCGAGTACGAAGCTGTACTGGAACAAATAGCCTTTGATATTTCTCATGTTCTACGTAGTCCTATTACATCAATGTTGGGTATTACGAACTTACTTGGAACAGAAAAAAAACTATCAGAGAAAAGGATTAGAGAATATTCTAAATATATCCAGATAGTAGCCACCGAAATGGAAGAGTTTACTAGAAGCCTGAATGCTATATATTTAGAAAAAAGCAAAAAAGTAACCAACTACACCCCTCAATAAAATCATAGCGTAGACAGGAGTTTTCCCCGGCAATTTTCAGCTTGTAGAA
This region of Tunicatimonas pelagia genomic DNA includes:
- a CDS encoding UPF0175 family protein, whose product is MSVVITDDILKMANMPESEFKLELGVFLYSRGILTLGKASEFAGVPQLIFQQVLAEREIPLSYDQEEFDKDFASIKERYRKH
- a CDS encoding DUF3368 domain-containing protein encodes the protein MIIISDTSSLSGLLVIGRLDILEQVYQRVIIPQAVYEELLTLERYGYDLQAIQKATWLKVIVPSDKQLVAKLSETLDQGESEAIAASIEQNADYLLIDEKKGRAVAESLGVEVVGLVGVLIEAKELEVIDLVAPILDELRQKAGFWISEKFYSYILRKLNE
- a CDS encoding GAF domain-containing protein, with amino-acid sequence MNEKSRLADVMSYNLFDTPPEAELDEITELASLICGTPISLITILDDRRQWFKSKKGLSTSETDINDSFCQHTLHNPDEVLVVNDALDDPRFKNSKLVLGDPHIRFYAGAPLVTKQRHVLGTLCIIDRKPREITDEQKQALQILAKKVMDHIELQKTILNQHSTIKLNTQRLIKITENIPLGIFELRVNSEGNMNFVFLSKGMKRLHPHLELDEWLKDPTIGFSLMHPDDIEPLKLSLQNSIVNHVDLYHEYRVKDESGFHWHAMSGKPERAENGETVIYGSFTDVTHHFEYEAVLEQIAFDISHVLRSPITSMLGITNLLGTEKKLSEKRIREYSKYIQIVATEMEEFTRSLNAIYLEKSKKVTNYTPQ